From Xiphophorus couchianus chromosome 23, X_couchianus-1.0, whole genome shotgun sequence, one genomic window encodes:
- the hrh2a gene encoding histamine receptor H2a codes for MLSKVMLGVILSLLILLTVGGNVLVCLAVCASRRLRCLTNCFIVSLAVTDLLLGLLVLPFSALLQLGDEWPFGPVFCNFYISMDVMLCTASILTLLAISVDRYLAVTMPLRYASLVLPWRVAVVLVSVWTVSVAVSFLPIQMGWNTVNGTVQNHGPWASERRCRFELNRPYVLTDSLLTFYLPLLAMCWTYLQILRIARAQAKRIISARPICITSYNCRNSPSTSTTLVSGVTAVALRDHKATLTLAAVIGAFVVCWLPYFILFTVLGLKEHPDPGIVPEFPIVLWLGYANSALNPLIYGALNKDFRSAYAHLLKCRFPTYNGWRSQQSSPTFTAARKQLTEVTLLCGHTSASCTETITSQNVMLQDVSSRGAAPTTQSTNGTATTDVSGNQGEPVLC; via the exons ATGTTGTCAAAAGTGATGCTGGGTGTCATCCTgtccctcctcatcctcctgaCTGTGGGTGGTAATGTGCTGGTGTGTCTAGCTGTCTGCGCCTCACGACGCCTCCGCTGCCTCACTAACTGCTTCATTGTGTCACTGGCTGTGACAGACCTCCTGCTCGGCCTCTTGGTCCTCCCGTTCTCCGCTCTCCTCCAGCTCGGTGATGAGTGGCCGTTTGGCCCAGTTTTCTGCAACTTCTACATCTCCATGGATGTCATGCTGTGCACGGCCTCTATCCTAACGCTGCTCGCCATTAGTGTGGACCGGTACCTGGCAGTGACCATGCCTCTGAGATACGCCTCTCTGGTGTTGCCATGGAGAGTTGCTGTAGTCTTAGTGAGTGTCTGGACAGTGTCAGTGGCTGTGTCTTTCTTGCCAATTCAGATGGGATGGAACACCGTTAATGGGACGGTGCAGAATCACGGGCCCTGGGCTTCTGAGAGGAGATGTCGTTTTGAGCTGAACAGGCCTTATGTACTTACAGACTCTCTTCTCACCTTCTATCTGCCTCTGTTGGCTATGTGCTGGACCTATCTTCAAATTCTTCGTATTGCTCGGGCACAGGCCAAGAGAATTATCAGTGCCCGACCTATTTGCATCACCAGCTATAACTGCAGGAACAGCCCCTCCACAAGTACTACCCTGGTTTCTGGTGTGACAGCTGTGGCACTAAGAGACCACAAAGCCACACTGACATTGGCAGCTGTGATTGGAGCTTTTGTTGTCTGTTGGTTGCCTTATTTCATATTATTCACAGTGCTAGGTCTCAAGGAGCATCCAGACCCTGGCATAGTACCAGAATTTCCTATTGTTTTGTGGTTGGGGTACGCCAACTCAGCCCTAAACCCTCTCATCTACGGAGCCTTAAACAAAGACTTCAGGTCAGCTTATGCTCATCTACTGAAATGCCGTTTCCCTACATACAATGGCTGGAGAAGTCAGCAATCTTCTCCCACTTTTACAGCAG CCCGAAAGCAGCTCACAGAGGTGACACTGCTGTGTGGTCACACCTCTGCCTCCTGTACAGAAACAATAACATCTCAAAATGTCATGCTTCAGGACGTGAGCAGCAGAGGAGCTGCTCCAACCACTCAGTCTACAAATGGCACAGCTACCACAGATGTCAGTGGCAATCAGGG TGAGCCAGTACTGTGCTGA